A single Pseudochaenichthys georgianus chromosome 10, fPseGeo1.2, whole genome shotgun sequence DNA region contains:
- the LOC117453751 gene encoding protocadherin alpha-C2-like isoform X1, translating to MALLIHQYSCTGYVFVFLCLSAIMHTVSPVTHYSVPEEMEEGSVVANLAIDLGLDVKTLNKRKMRVDLVGNKKYIDINKDTGELFMQERIDREVLCPLKTTTCFLRLDATIENPIRMFNIEVEITDINDNAPHFRRGTMHLDISESSPVGERFSLNNAADPDVGTNSVNNYHLSSSEHFSIEIQTGRDGTKFADLILKKALDREQQAVHNLILTAVDGGVPTRTGTASIIVRVLDVNDNAPSFDKDKYIIDVMENSPIGSLVIQLNATDLDEGSNSDIIYSYSLYTSERTQQVFNLNPENGEIRVKEMINYEDCILYEMEVIASDKGPNSLTGQCKLTMQVADMNDNHPEISIKSFQSPIKENIELDTVIAVVSVSDKDSGDNGVVDLHIPDNMPFKLRESSDNYYELVVSEPLDRERVPEYDITFTVTDRGSPPLSDNETMTLELLDVNDNVPQFPQSFYTIRVEENNAPGALLSSPTAFDPDLHENQYLVYFILEREIANTSMSMLFSINPENGNLYALKTFDYEIEKEFLFHIEARDSGSPPLSSNVTVHIIIVDQNDNAPVIVSPWRAHGSVVEEKIPRSTDKGSLVSKVIALDTDSVHNSRITYQFLQVTDATLFSLDQYNGEIRTMRMFSYRDPRHQRLVVVAKDNGQPALSATVTIKLSTVETAVKAYSDMTEVPLEYDIFSDLNLYLVIGLGSVSFLLLITILVTIVIKCQKPKPSKAAPPCRNSVISEGNSSIADSTLVSNDAYWYSMFLAETRKGKMVVRQPVPKGSRYIVSSLPRGTGLTDTSGSAASTLQYPK from the coding sequence ATGGCTCTTCTAATTCATCAGTATTCCTGCACAGGgtacgttttcgtatttctcTGTCTTTCTGCCATAATGCACACGGTGTCCCCCGTGACCCATTATTCTGTTCCCGAAGAAATGGAAGAAGGCTCAGTCGTTGCTAATTTAGCAATTGATCTCGGATTAGACGTGAAGACTCTGAATAAAAGGAAAATGCGCGTAGATCTCGTAGGAAATAAAAAGTATATCGACATCAACAAAGACACAGGAGAGCTGTTCATGCAGGAGAGGATCGACAGAGAGGTTTTATGCCCCTTGAAGACAACAACGTGCTTTCTCAGATTAGACGCTACGATTGAAAACCCGATACGAATGTTTAACATTGAAGTGGAAATCACGGACATTAACGACAACGCTCCTCATTTCCGACGGGGAACGATGCATTTGGACATATCTGAATCAAGCCCTGTTGGAGAGAGATTCTCATTGAACAATGCTGCAGACCCGGATGTTGGAACAAATTCTGTGAACAATTACCATCTGAGCTCAAGTGAACATTTCTCCATTGAAATTCAGACCGGGAGAGACGGGACAAAGTTTGCGGATTTGATTTTGAAAAAAGCATTAGATAGGGAGCAGCAGGCTGTGCATAATCTTATTCTCACTGCTGTGGACGGTGGAGTGCCCACGCGCACAGGTACAGCCAGCATCATTGTTCgtgtgcttgatgtgaacgacaACGCCCCGTCATTTGATAAAGACAAATACATCATAGATGTGATGGAGAATTCCCCCATTGGCAGTCTAGTAATACAATTAAACGCTACTGATTTAGACGAAGGGTCAAATTCTGATATTATTTATTCATATAGTTTATATACATCAGAGAGAACACAACAGGTGTTTAACTTAAATCCAGAAAATGGTGAAATCAGAGTGAAAGAGATGATAAATTACGAAGATTGTATACTTTATGAAATGGAAGTTATAGCCAGTGATAAGGGGCCTAACTCCTTAACTGGACAGTGTAAACTGACAATGCAGGTGGCAGACATGAATGACAATCATCCAGAAATATCCATCAAGTCTTTTCAAAGTCCAATTAAAGAAAACATAGAATTAGACACAGTGATAGCAGTGGTGAGTGTCAGTGATAAAGACTCAGGGGACAATGGAGTGGTTGATCTTCACATTCCTGATAACATGCCTTTCAAACTGAGGGAGTCCTCTGATAACTATTATGAATTAGTGGTGTCAGAGCCGTTAGACCGTGAGAGGGTCCCTGAATATGACATCACTTTCACTGTGACAGACAGAGGCTCTCCTCCTTTGTCTGACAATGAGACCATGACCTTAGAGCTGCTGGATGTTAATGACAATGTGCCACAGTTCCCTCAGTCATTTTATACTATACGTGTGGAGGAGAATAACGCTCCTGGAGCCCTGCTCAGTTCCCCAACTGCGTTTGACCCTGACCTCCATGAAAACCAGTATCTAGTTTATTTCATCCTAGAGAGGGAGATAGCCAACACCTCCATGTCCATGCTGTTCTCCATCAACCCAGAGAACGGGAATCTTTACGCACTAAAAACTTTTGACTATGAGATCGAGAAGGAGTTTCTCTTCCACATCGAGGCCAGGGACTCTGGCTCTCCTCCTCTCAGCAGTAACGTGACGGTGCATATCATCATTGTGGACCAGAACGACAACGCTCCGGTTATTGTGTCTCCGTGGCGCGCACACGGCTCGGTGGTGGAGGAAAAGATCCCCAGATCCACCGATAAAGGCTCTCTGGTTTCTAAAGTGATAGCCTTGGACACAGACTCGGTGCACAACTCCCGGATCACCTACCAGTTCCTGCAGGTGACTGACGCCACCTTGTTCAGTCTGGACCAATACAACGGAGAGATCCGGACCATGAGGATGTTCAGCTACAGAGACCCGCGCCACCAGAGACTGGTTGTCGTTGCCAAGGACAACGGGCAGCCTGCCCTCTCTGCTACAGTCACCATCAAACTGTCCACAGTGGAGACTGCCGTGAAGGCCTACTCTGACATGACCGAGGTGCCTCTGGAATATGACATCTTCTCAGACCTCAACCTGTACCTGGTCATCGGTCTGGGCTCCGTGTCATTTCTCCTGCTGATCACCATACTGGTCACCATCGTGATCAAGTGTCAGAAACCCAAGCCCAGCAAAGCGGCTCCTCCCTGCAGGAACAGTGTGATCAGTGAGGGGAACTCCAGCATCG
- the LOC117453749 gene encoding protocadherin alpha-C2-like, translated as MGSFLKMQSCRRYVLLVVFLSFAGNISTSETHYSIPEEMKEGSVVANIATDLSLDVKTLNQRKMRLDIIANKKYLDVNKETGELYIVEKIDRETICNTKSSASCYLKLEVILENPLRIFNIEVEILDMNDNAPQFRRDTIHLDISEATPKGERFSLSNAVDSDVGSNSVKTYHLSESEHFNIEVQTGRDGSKFAELILKNSLDREQQAVHNLILTAVDGGTPARSGTASIIVHVSDMNDNTPTFDKINYNIKIMENSPIGSLVVHLNATDQDEGSNSDITYSYSLYTSEKTQETFNLNPSSGEITVKGMLNYEDFRIYDMEVIATDKGVNSLSGQCTVNILVEDMNDNHPEISIKSFLSPVNENIELDTVIAVVSVSDKDSGDNGVVDLHIPDNMPFKLRESSDNYYELVVSEPLDRERVPEYDITFTVTDRGSPPLSDNETMTLELLDVNDNVPQFPQSFYTIRVEENNTPGALISSPTAFDPDLHENQYLVYFILEREIANTSMSMLFSINPENGNLYALKTFDYEIEKEFLFHIEARDSGSPPLSSNVTVHIIIVDQNDNAPVIVSPWRAHGSVVEEKIPRYTDKGSLVSKVIALDTDSVHNSRITYQFLQVTDATLFSLDQYNGEIRTMRMFSYRDPRHQRLVVVAKDNGQPALSATVTIKLSTVETAVKAYSDMTEVPLEYDIFSDLNLYLVIGLGSVSFLLLITILVTIVIKCQKPKPSKVAPPCRNSVISEGNSSIADSTLVSNDAYWYSMFLAETRKGKMVVRQPVPKGSRYIVSSLPRGTGLTDTSGSAASTLQVWKHLN; from the coding sequence ATGGGCTCCTTTTTAAAAATGCAGTCTTGCAGAAGGTACGTGCTGcttgttgtttttctttctttcgcTGGTAACATATCGACCTCAGAGACTCATTATTCAATACCAGAAGAAATGAAGGAAGGATCCGTGGTCGCTAACATTGCTACCGATCTCAGCCTAGATGTTAAGACACTGAATCAGAGGAAGATGCGTCTTGACATTATTGCAAATAAGAAATATCTGGATGTGAACAAAGAGACTGGAGAACTGTATATCGTTGAGAAGATTGACAGAGAAACTATTTGCAATACAAAATCATCAGCGTCTTGTTATCTCAAACTGGAGGTTATACTAGAAAATCCACTACGAATTTTTAATATAGAAGTCGAAATTCTGGATATGAACGACAACGCCCCGCAATTTCGGAGAGACACCATACATTTAGACATTTCTGAAGCAACGCCGAAaggagagaggttctctctcagCAATGCAGTTGATTCTGATGTTGGAAGCAATTCAGTGAAAACCTACCATCTTAGCGAAAGTGAacattttaatattgaagttcagACTGGAAGAGATGGATCGAAATTTGCAGAATTaatcttaaaaaatagtttAGACCGAGAGCAGCAGGCTGTGCATAATTTAATTCTCACAGCTGTAGATGGAGGCACACCTGCACGTTCTGGCACTGCAAGTATTATTGTGCATGTTTCCGACATGAATGACAACACTCCTACTTTTGACAAAATTAACTacaatattaaaataatggAAAACTCTCCCATAGGAAGTCTGGTTGTTCATCTTAATGCAACAGACCAAGACGAGGGTTCAAATTCTGATATAACATACTCCTACAGTTTATATACATCAGAGAAAACGCAGGAAACATTTAATCTGAATCCTTCCTCTGGTGAAATTACTGTTAAAGGAATGTTAAATTATGAGGACTTCAGGATTTATGATATGGAAGTTATAGCAACTGATAAAGGAGTTAATAGTTTATCAGGACAATGCACTGTAAACATTCTGGTTGAAGACATGAATGACAACCACCCAGAAATATCTATTAAATCCTTTCTGAGTCCAGTCAATGAAAACATAGAATTGGACACAGTGATAGCAGTGGTGAGTGTCAGTGATAAAGACTCAGGGGACAATGGAGTGGTTGATCTTCACATTCCTGATAACATGCCTTTCAAACTGAGGGAGTCCTCTGATAACTATTATGAATTAGTGGTGTCAGAGCCGTTAGACCGTGAGAGGGTCCCTGAATATGACATCACTTTCACTGTGACAGACAGAGGCTCTCCTCCTTTGTCTGACAATGAGACCATGACCTTAGAGCTGCTGGATGTTAATGACAATGTGCCACAGTTCCCTCAGTCATTTTATACTATACGTGTGGAGGAGAATAACACTCCTGGAGCCCTGATCAGTTCCCCAACTGCGTTTGACCCTGACCTCCATGAAAACCAGTATCTAGTTTATTTCATCCTAGAGAGGGAGATAGCCAACACCTCCATGTCCATGCTGTTCTCCATCAACCCAGAGAACGGGAATCTTTACGCACTAAAAACTTTTGACTATGAGATCGAGAAGGAGTTTCTCTTCCACATCGAGGCCAGGGACTCTGGCTCTCCTCCTCTCAGCAGTAACGTGACGGTGCACATCATCATTGTGGACCAGAACGACAACGCTCCGGTTATTGTGTCTCCGTGGCGCGCACACGGCTCGGTGGTGGAGGAAAAGATCCCCAGATACACCGATAAAGGCTCTCTGGTTTCTAAAGTGATAGCCTTGGACACAGACTCGGTGCACAACTCCCGGATCACCTACCAGTTCCTGCAGGTGACTGACGCCACCTTGTTCAGTCTGGACCAATACAACGGAGAGATCCGGACCATGAGGATGTTCAGCTACAGAGACCCGCGCCACCAGAGACTGGTTGTCGTTGCCAAGGACAACGGGCAGCCTGCCCTCTCTGCTACAGTCACCATCAAGCTGTCCACAGTGGAGACTGCCGTGAAGGCCTACTCTGACATGACCGAGGTGCCTCTGGAATATGACATCTTCTCAGACCTCAACCTGTACCTGGTCATCGGTCTGGGCTCCGTGTCATTTCTCCTGCTGATCACCATACTGGTCACCATCGTGATCAAGTGTCAGAAACCCAAGCCCAGCAAAGTGGCTCCTCCCTGCAGGAACAGTGTGATCAGTGAGGGGAACTCCAGCATCGCAGACTCCACTCTGGTCTCCAACGACGCCTACTGGTACAGTATGTTTCTAGCAGAGACCAGGAAAGGAAAGATGGTGGTCAGACAGCCTGTGCCCAAGGGCTCCAGATACATCGTGTCCAGTTTACCACGAGGCACTGGACTCACAGACACTAGTGGATCAGCAGCCTCCACTCTGCAGGTATGGAAACACCTCAATTAA
- the LOC117453753 gene encoding protocadherin alpha-C2-like — protein sequence MGSFLKMQSCRRYVLLVVFLSFAGNISTSETHYSIPEEMKEGSVVANIATDLSLDVKTLNQRKMRLDIIANKKYLDVNKETGELYIVEKIDREHICTTKSSASCYLRLEVILDNPVRIFNIEVEILDMNDNAPQFRRDVIHLDISEATPKGERFSLSNAVDSDVGSNSVKIYHLSESEHFNIEVQTGRDGSKSAELILTKSLDREQQAVHNLILTAVDGGTPARSGTASVIVRVLDTNDNTPTFGKINYNIKIMENSPIGSLVVHFNATDQDEGSNSDITYSYSLYTSEKTQETFNLNPSSGEITVKGMLNYEDFRIYDMEVIATDKGVNSLSGQCTVNILVEDMNDNHPEISIKSFLSPVNENIELDTVIAVVSVSDKDSGDNGVVDLHIPDNMPFKLRESSDNYYELVVSEPLDRERVPEYDITFTVTDRGSPPLSDNETMTLELLDVNDNVPQFPQSFCTIRVEENNAPGALLSSPTAFDPDLHENQYLVYFILEREIANTSMSMLFSINPENGNLYALKTFDYEIEKEFLFHIEARDSGSPPLSSNVTVHIIIVDQNDNAPVIVSPWRAHGSVVEEKIPRSTDKGSLVSKVIALDTDSVHNSRITYQFLQVTDATLFSLDQYNGEIRTMRMFSYRDPRHQRLVVVAKDNGQPALSATVTIKLSTVETAVKAYSDMTEVPLEYDIFSDLNLYLVIGLGSVSFLLLITILVTIVIKCQKPKPSKAAPPCRNSVISEGNSSIADSTLVSNDAYWYSMFLAETRKGKMVVRQPVPKGSRYIVSSLPRGTGLTDTSGSAASTLQV from the coding sequence ATGGGCTCCTTTTTAAAAATGCAGTCTTGCAGAAGGTACGTGCTGcttgttgtttttctttctttcgcTGGTAACATATCGACCTCAGAGACTCATTATTCAATACCAGAAGAAATGAAGGAAGGATCCGTGGTCGCTAACATTGCTACCGATCTCAGCCTAGATGTTAAGACACTGAATCAGAGGAAGATGCGTCTTGACATTATTGCAAATAAGAAATATCTGGATGTGAACAAAGAGACTGGAGAACTGTACATTGTAGAGAAGATTGACAGGGAACATATTTGTACAACCAAATCATCAGCGTCTTGTTATCTTAGACTGGAGGTAATACTTGATAATCCAGTCCGTATTTTTAATATAGAAGTAGAAATTTTGGATATGAACGACAACGCCCCGCAATTTCGGAGAGACGTCATACATTTAGATATATCTGAAGCAACGCCGAAaggagagaggttctctctcagCAATGCAGTTGATTCTGATGTTGGAAGCAATTCAGTGAAAATCTACCATCTTAGCGAAAGTGAacattttaatattgaagttcagACTGGAAGAGATGGGTCGAAATCTGCAGAATTAATCTTAACAAAGAGTTTAGACCGAGAGCAGCAGGCTGTGCATAATTTAATTCTCACAGCTGTAGATGGAGGCACACCTGCACGTTCTGGCACTGCAAGTGTTATCGTTCGTGTTTTAGACACAAATGATAACACTCCTACTTTTGGAAAAATAAATTacaatattaaaataatggAAAACTCTCCCATCGGAAGTCTGGTTGTTCATTTTAATGCAACAGACCAAGACGAGGGTTCAAATTCTGATATAACATACTCCTACAGTTTATATACATCAGAGAAAACGCAGGAAACATTTAATCTGAATCCTTCCTCTGGTGAAATTACTGTTAAAGGAATGTTAAATTATGAGGACTTCAGGATTTATGATATGGAAGTTATAGCAACAGATAAAGGAGTTAATAGTTTATCAGGACAATGCACTGTAAACATTCTGGTTGAAGACATGAATGACAACCACCCAGAAATATCTATTAAATCCTTTCTGAGTCCAGTCAATGAAAACATAGAATTGGACACAGTGATAGCAGTGGTGAGTGTCAGTGATAAAGACTCAGGGGACAATGGAGTGGTTGATCTTCACATTCCTGATAACATGCCTTTCAAACTGAGGGAGTCCTCTGATAACTATTATGAATTAGTGGTGTCAGAGCCGTTGGACCGTGAGAGGGTCCCTGAATATGACATCACTTTCACTGTGACAGACAGAGGCTCTCCTCCTTTGTCTGACAATGAGACCATGACCTTAGAGCTGCTGGATGTTAATGACAATGTGCCACAGTTCCCTCAGTCATTTTGTACTATACGTGTGGAGGAGAATAACGCTCCTGGAGCCCTGCTCAGTTCCCCAACTGCGTTTGACCCTGACCTCCATGAAAACCAGTATCTAGTTTATTTCATCCTAGAGAGGGAGATAGCCAACACCTCCATGTCCATGCTGTTCTCCATCAACCCAGAGAACGGGAATCTTTACGCACTAAAAACTTTTGACTATGAGATCGAGAAGGAGTTTCTCTTCCACATCGAGGCCAGGGACTCTGGCTCTCCTCCTCTCAGCAGTAACGTGACGGTGCACATCATCATTGTGGACCAGAACGACAACGCTCCGGTTATTGTGTCTCCGTGGCGCGCACACGGCTCGGTGGTGGAGGAAAAGATCCCCAGATCCACCGATAAAGGCTCTCTGGTTTCTAAAGTGATAGCCTTGGACACAGACTCGGTGCACAACTCCCGGATCACCTACCAGTTCCTGCAGGTGACTGACGCCACCTTGTTCAGTCTGGACCAATACAACGGAGAGATCCGGACCATGAGGATGTTTAGCTACAGAGACCCGCGCCACCAGAGACTGGTTGTCGTTGCCAAGGACAACGGGCAGCCTGCCCTCTCTGCTACAGTCACCATCAAGCTGTCCACAGTGGAGACTGCCGTGAAGGCCTACTCTGACATGACCGAGGTGCCTCTGGAATATGACATCTTCTCAGACCTCAACCTGTACCTGGTCATCGGTCTGGGCTCCGTGTCATTTCTCCTGCTGATCACCATACTGGTCACCATCGTGATCAAGTGTCAGAAACCCAAGCCCAGCAAAGCGGCTCCTCCCTGCAGGAACAGTGTGATCAGTGAGGGGAACTCCAGCATCGCAGACTCCACTCTGGTCTCCAACGACGCCTACTGGTACAGTATGTTTCTAGCAGAGACCAGGAAAGGAAAGATGGTGGTCAGACAGCCTGTGCCCAAGGGCTCCAGATACATCGTGTCCAGTTTACCACGAGGCACTGGACTCACAGACACTAGTGGATCAGCAGCCTCCACTCTGCAGGTATGA
- the LOC117453752 gene encoding protocadherin alpha-C2-like, with protein MGSFLKMQSCRRYVLLVVFISFAGNISTSETHYSIPEEMKEGSVVANIATDLSLDVKTLNQRKMRLDSIANKKYLDVNKETGELYIVEKIDRETICPSKSSASCYLRLEVILENPLRIFNIEVELLDMNDNAPQFRREAIHLDISEATPKGERFSLSNAVDPDVGSNSVKTYHLSESEHFNIEVQTGRDGSKSAELILTKSLDREQQAVHNLILTAVDGGTPARSGTASVIVRVLDTNDNTPTFGKINYNIKIIENSPIGSLVVHLNATDQDEGSNSDITYSYSLYTSEKTQDTFNLNPSSGEITVKGMLNYEDFRIYDMEVIATDKGVNSLSGQCTVNILVEDMNDNHPEISIKSFLSPVNENIELDTVIAVVSVSDKDSGDNGVVDLHIPDNMPFKLRESSDNYYELVVSEPLDRERVPEYDITFTVTDRGSPPLSDNETMTLELLDVNDNVPQFPQSFYTIRVEENNAPGALLSSPTAFDPDLHENQYLVYFILEREIANTSMSMLFSINPENGNLYALKTFDYEIEKEFLFHIEARDSGSPPLSSNVTVHIIIVDQNDNAPVIVSPWRAHGSVVEEKIPRSTDKGSLVSKVIALDTDSVHNSRITYQFLQVTDATLFSLDQYNGEIRTMRMFSYRDPRHQRLVVVAKDNGQPALSATVTIKLSTVETAVKAYSDMTEVPLEYDIFSDLNLYLVIGLGSVSFLLLITILVTIVIKCQKPKPSKAAPPCRNSVISEGNSSIADSTLVSNDAYWYSMFLAETRKGKMVVRQPVPKGSRYIVSSLPRGTGLTDTSGSAASTLQV; from the coding sequence ATGGGCTCCTTTTTAAAAATGCAGTCTTGCAGAAGGTACGTGctgcttgttgtttttatttctttcGCTGGTAACATATCGACCTCAGAGACTCATTATTCAATACCAGAAGAAATGAAGGAAGGATCCGTGGTCGCTAACATTGCTACCGATCTCAGCCTAGATGTTAAGACACTGAATCAGCGGAAGATGCGTCTTGACAGTATTGCAAATAAGAAATATCTGGATGTGAACAAAGAGACTGGAGAACTGTACATTGTAGAGAAGATTGACAGGGAAACTATTTGCCCGAGCAAGTCATCAGCGTCTTGTTACCTCCGATTGGAGGTAATCCTTGAAAACCCACTACGAATCTTTAACATAGAAGTGGAACTTTTGGATATGAACGACAACGCCCCGCAATTTCGGAGAGAGGCCATACATTTAGACATATCTGAGGCAACGCCGAAAGGAGAGAGATTCTCTCTCAGCAATGCAGTTGATCCTGATGTTGGAAGCAATTCAGTGAAAACCTACCATCTTAGCGAAAGTGAacattttaatattgaagttcagACTGGAAGAGATGGGTCGAAATCTGCAGAATTAATCTTAACAAAGAGTTTAGACCGAGAGCAGCAGGCTGTGCATAATTTAATTCTCACAGCTGTAGATGGAGGCACACCTGCACGTTCTGGCACTGCAAGTGTTATCGTTCGTGTTTTAGACACAAATGATAACACTCCTACTTTTGGAAAAATAAATtacaatattaaaataatagaAAACTCTCCCATCGGAAGTCTTGTTGTTCATCTTAATGCAACAGACCAAGACGAGGGTTCAAATTCTGATATAACATACTCTTACAGTTTATATACATCAGAGAAAACGCAGGACACATTTAATCTGAATCCTTCCTCTGGTGAAATTACTGTTAAAGGAATGTTAAATTATGAGGACTTCAGGATTTATGATATGGAAGTTATAGCAACAGATAAAGGAGTTAATAGTTTATCAGGACAATGCACTGTAAACATTCTGGTTGAAGACATGAATGACAACCACCCAGAAATATCTATTAAATCCTTTCTGAGTCCAGTCAATGAAAACATAGAATTGGACACAGTGATAGCAGTGGTGAGTGTCAGTGATAAAGACTCAGGGGACAATGGAGTGGTTGATCTTCACATTCCTGATAACATGCCTTTCAAACTGAGGGAGTCCTCTGATAACTATTATGAATTAGTGGTGTCAGAGCCGTTGGACCGTGAGAGGGTCCCTGAATATGACATCACTTTCACTGTGACAGACAGAGGCTCTCCTCCTTTGTCTGACAATGAGACCATGACCTTAGAGCTGCTGGATGTTAATGACAATGTGCCACAGTTCCCTCAGTCATTTTATACTATACGTGTGGAGGAGAATAACGCTCCTGGAGCCCTGCTCAGTTCCCCAACTGCGTTTGACCCTGACCTCCATGAAAACCAGTATCTAGTTTATTTCATCCTAGAGAGGGAGATAGCCAACACCTCCATGTCCATGCTGTTCTCCATCAACCCAGAGAACGGGAATCTTTACGCACTAAAAACTTTTGACTATGAGATCGAGAAGGAGTTTCTCTTCCACATCGAGGCCAGAGACTCTGGCTCTCCTCCTCTCAGCAGTAACGTGACGGTGCATATCATCATTGTGGACCAGAACGACAACGCTCCGGTTATTGTGTCTCCGTGGCGCGCACACGGCTCGGTGGTGGAGGAAAAGATCCCCAGATCCACCGATAAAGGCTCTCTGGTTTCTAAAGTGATAGCCTTGGACACAGACTCGGTGCACAACTCCCGGATCACCTACCAGTTCCTGCAGGTGACTGACGCCACCTTGTTCAGTCTGGACCAATACAACGGAGAGATCCGGACCATGAGGATGTTCAGCTACAGAGACCCGCGCCACCAGAGACTGGTTGTCGTTGCCAAGGACAACGGGCAGCCTGCCCTCTCTGCTACAGTCACCATCAAGCTGTCCACAGTGGAGACTGCCGTGAAGGCCTACTCTGACATGACCGAGGTGCCTCTGGAATATGACATCTTCTCAGACCTCAACCTGTACCTGGTCATCGGTCTGGGCTCCGTGTCATTCCTCCTGCTGATCACCATACTGGTCACCATCGTGATCAAGTGTCAGAAACCCAAGCCCAGCAAAGCGGCTCCTCCCTGCAGGAACAGTGTGATCAGTGAGGGGAACTCCAGCATCGCAGACTCCACTCTGGTCTCCAACGACGCCTACTGGTACAGTATGTTTCTAGCAGAGACCAGGAAAGGAAAGATGGTGGTCAGACAGCCTGTGCCCAAGGGCTCCAGATACATCGTGTCCAGTTTACCACGAGGCACTGGACTCACAGACACTAGTGGATCAGCAGCCTCCACCTTGCAGGTATGA